In Levilactobacillus brevis, the genomic window ACTTTTTGGTGCGTAGGGCACTTTAAAGTGGGTTCTTGTTCTAAAGTTCTTAGCCAGTATAATCAATAACTATCGCATTAGCAATTCAAGGAGGTCATTATGACAAAAAAATTCTCACCAACTTTTACCTTACTCGCGTTGGCCGTGAGCGCCTTCGCCATCGGATCTACCGAATTTATTAGCGTAGGGCTGATTCCCCTGTTGATTCAAAGCTTTCACGTGAGCCTGGCGCAGGCCGGCTTGACGGTCTCGGTCTACGCGTTGGGCATCACGCTGGGAGCCCCTATCATGACGTTGTTGACCGGTCAGATTAACCGGCATACGTTGATGGTTATTATCATGCTGCTCTTTATCACGGGGAATCTCGTTGCTGCCTTTGCCCCGACGTTTACGGTCCTACTGGCCGGTCGGGTCGTGGCCGCACTGGCCCACGGCGTCTTCATGACGGTGGGGTCCGTGATTGCGGCGGACGTTGTGTCCCCGTCCAAACGGGCGTCGGCGATTGCCGTGATGTTTACCGGCCTCACGGTGGCGACGGTGACCGGCGTACCATTGGGCACGATGATTGGCCAACTGGGTGGTTGGCGGTGGTCCTTTATCTTTATCAGTCTGATTGGACTGATCGGTCTGGTCGCCGACTATATTCTAGTTCCGCGGCACTTACCTCTGCCAAGTAAGGCCACCGCACGGGGAATTCTCCGTGTTCTGGGTAATCCACAATTAGGCTTGGCCCTACTGGTCACGGCGCTGGGTTACGGCGGCACCTTCGTCGCTTACACCTACCTCTCCCCATTATTAGAGCAGCAAATGGGCTGGTCCAGCAGCGCGGTCGTCGTCATTCTGGTAATTTACGGTTTGATGGTGGCGATCGGCAACACACTGGGCGGCCGGTGGGCCAATGCCAAGCCGTTAGCGGCGTTACTGAAGATGTTTACGGGGCTATTCGTGACCTTGCTGGTTCTAACGGTGACCACGAATAGTCAGTGGCTCGGCCTACTAACGGTGCTGGCCATGGGGTTCTTCGCGTTTATGAACGTTCCGGGGCTACAACTCTACATCGTCCAACTCGCCGAGACCTACACGCCGGCCGATATTACGATGGCTTCGGCGCTTAACATTTCGGCCTTCAACGTCGGGATTGCGTTGGGGTCTGGCATCGGTGGTCAGGTGACCCGGCAGTTGGGTCTGGCCTGGACGCCACTCTTTGGGGCCATCATGGTGGCCATCAGTATCGGGTTAACTTGGGGCCTCATTCGTTTGGCGCGGCCCTCGAAGCGGTTAGTTAATAAATTCAATCATAATTAGGCAAAATGACACGGCAGGGAGGAAAACTCGCTGTCGTTTTGTTTTAACGCGAAATGTAATCGCTAACACATATTATGAAATAACTAATTATTTATATTAAGGAAATTACATAGGATTAACGATAAATTTCTGTATAATTTAGTATTAGTAAAAAAATATAAAGGGAGAGACCACAGTGAAAAGAACGGGACGATTACTGATATTACTAGGACTAGCCTTATTTTGGTGGTCCCCAGTAGACGCACGGGCCGCGGGGGGCGACCTTGATTTGGCGCACGCCATCGCCACGGCACCACGAGGCATTCCGTTGGAACGGGAGTTTACGACCAAAATTCCAGGTTCGGCGACGAAACTGTTGGATAGCCCCACGGTTCCTAAATCCATCGCGCAGATGACACCGGACGCGCCTAATCAGGTGGGGGCAGTGTGGTCGCGGATGGGGAGTGGCGGTCAACAGAATCAATTTGACCTCACGCAGGATATGGAGATGGGTTTCTGGCTCTACTTCGGAGATAAACAAGCAGACGCCGGCGAAGGACTGGCCTTTGTCGTCCAGAACTCACCGCAGGGGGACCAGGCGTTAGGAACCGGCGGGCAATCGCTGGGGGCCTGGGGTCAGGTGACCGCGCCGAAAGATGGTCATGCGGCGGAGATTGCCCAGACGGCGATTCAGAATAGCTGGGCATTGGAATTTGACACCCACGTGAATGCCGATATCAAGGATGTGACGGGCTACTTCGATGGGGCCGAGGCCACGAATAAGCACCCCCATATTGCCTACGCTTCACCAGCCGATCCGGAATACTATAAATGGACGCCGGAGCTGGTCAATGGTGAGTGGCAATCGGGTTATCTCCTGCGGCATTGGCATGCGAATCCGTTGAAGCACGGTGCCGACGGAAATTGGCACCATTTCTCGTTGTTCTGGCAGGCGCAGCGCAACCTACTGACCTACTACTATGATGACCGCGACCCGGCGACGAATCAAGAACGTGAGATCTTTGACTCCGATGAATTTGCCGTTAAGCCAGAGGACCTCGCCAACGGGGTCACGGCGCCCACCAAGGCCTACTGGGGTATCACGGGAGCCACTGGGCCGACGAATAGTGCCAATCAACTGGTGATGATCGACCACGCCTCGTCGTTGGGGAAAGTCGCCACGAGTATTCACCTCGACAACGAGACGACCAAGCAGGCGGTTCAGCCCGATACGCCGGTGGCCGCTGGGGACCAGCTCACCTACCGGTACGAGTTTGACTACCAGCCGACCGCCGACGAACAGGCGCTGGCGCCGCTGACCATGACCATGCCAGTGCCGGAGGGCCTCGATGTGAGTGGCGGGCGTGTGACCTACGGCGACCAGAGCCAAGACCAGATTGCCAAGCCCAAAGGTAAGCAGATCACGTTCACCTGGTCGAAGGGGTTGACTAAGCAGCGGCACCACGCCACGGTGACCGTGACGGGCCACGCCTTGCCGTCCAAGCAGACTGTGACCCGGCCGAGCGTGACCGCTAACTTCTATGGCGCCAATTATCAGACCAGTCTTGTATCCTCTACTTATCAGGTGAAAGGTGGATTGTATCTACATCTAGCCAATCTTGGAGATGACGTGGTTATGGTGAAGCAACACGAGACGGCGACGATCAACGTGCGCCTGCAGAATGGCGACTTGCCGCTGGATGCCACCGAGATTGCCAAATATCCCTTGCGGATTCAACTGAACCAGCATGCTTATCAGTTGACCGAGCTGGATGGTCGCCTACTGGCAGACGGGACATATCAGCTTCAGATTCCCGGGAAACTGCTAGAGGTTGGCGACAATTCGCTGAAGTTGCAAGCCGAAGACGATCAGCATGCGTCCAACGTCTTGGCCATCTCGTTGGTCCGGTCGCCGGGCACTCTCAGTTTTGAAAGAATTCCGGCACAGGCGTCGTTTGAGTCGTATAGCCTCACGGGCCGACATCTTCTGTTGCATCGCAATGATGACTGGCAACTGGCGGTTCGTGATGAGCGGGGGGCGCACAAACGTTGGCGACTAGAAGTCGCGTTGCAGGGCGCTTTTCACACGGATACCGGGCGTCTTCTCAGCGGTCAGCCGTTGTTGGTTGGAACGGCCGGTCAGGCACCGATCGATGCGCACGGCGCCACCGTCGTAGATAAGGTCAGCCAGTCCGACGACGAGGTGACGGCGGTCAATCAAGCGTGGACCACGAATACGGGAATTCTCCTGGATGTCGCGCCGAGTGCGGTCGCGGGTGAGTATCACGGCACTTTGCAGTGGTCGCTGGTGAATGCCGAATAGTGTACACAAGAGTCTGGGACAAAACCCCGGACTCTTTTTTTATTTCCAAACTTTTATAGTCGAAACGTGCGATAAAAGACTGCTTCCTTCGCTTAGGGACGAAATACGAACGATTGAAAGTGCACAATCATTCGTATTCCTAGGCTATGCTCGGTAGCAAACCGTCTTTTGTCCCACTCTCGTGCGGTTGAAGGTCATTGCTGCGGCTTGTGGGGATGCAGCGTTGCTAGGCGTTCAATTTGTTGGCCGAGGTATGCGGGCGGTTCCACCATCCCGCGCCGCATCCAGTTAATGGCAACGTTGACGACCGCGCCGGAAAAGAATTCCACGTAGTACGGCTCGTTAAAGATGGCTAAACCACTGGCGCTACTAATTCGGTTCTGTTTAATGAGTAATTGAAAGACGGTCTGAAACGTTTGCACGAAAATATCGTACTTATCGTTTTTGATTAATAGCCGGTTGGTGTCAGCCGCTTGTTGGACGACTTGGAAGTACCGGGTCATGAGTTCAGCAAGCCCAATTTGTGTCTGATTGGGCAGACGTCGCAAGTAGTGCAGCATGTATTGTTCTTGAAAGGCACCAATAATCTGATCAAAGTTCGCGTAATTGCGATAAAAGTAAGTTCGGGAAACACCGGCTTGTTGACAGAGTTCGGTGATGGAAATGGTGGCTAGTGGTTTTTGAGTCATCAGTTGCAGTAAGGCTTGGTAGATGGCGACTAAGTTTTGCCGTTTGCGTTCTTGTGGACTCATTGGGTAACAACCTCCCATATTTTGTAACCTAAATATTTATTTGTGTACGAACGTCCCCGTATACTGTGCATACACAGATAGGGGGAGCTTAAAATGCAAAAATCAACTAAGATTGTAACGACGATGGCGATGGGGACGTTTCTATGTATGTTGGATACGACGGTCATGAATATCGCACTACCCGCAATCCAAACGGGTTTGGCGACTAACTTAGCCCAATTATCCTGGGCGCTCAATATTTATACCATACTATTTGCTAGTTTGACCATTCCTTTGGGCCGGCTGGCGGATATTTATGGCCGGGCACGCCTGTATTTAATTGGTTTAGCCCTATTCTTAGGCGGTTCACTGTTTTCCGGCTTAGCTGGTCATGTCAGTTGGTTAATCGTTGGTCGTGGCGTCCAAAGTCTGGGAGCGGCGATCGTTTTCCCTGCCAGCATGACGATTGGGATTCAAAGTGTCCCGGCCGCTAAACGAACGGGTGCGATTGGGATTCTTGGGACCACTCAGGGATTAGCCGCAGCGTTAGGACCGACGATTGGGGGTGCGGTGACGCAATTTTTTGGTTGGCGCGGTATTTTTTTAATCAACGTGCCGTTAGTCTTAATCATGTTAGGGCTATGCTGGTGGTTACTGGATCGCCAAACTACTGAAACGGTGACTGAAAAGATCGATTGGGTAGGCAGTTTATGTTCGATGGGAACATTATTTAGCTTAACGCTGATGCTAGTCAAGGGGAGTGACTGGGGCTGGACGAGTTCAGTCGTCATTGGGCTCGGTGTCTTCAGTCTGGTCGCATTAGTCAGCTTTATTGTGGTGGAGGCCCACGTTGAACAGCCGATGATGCCGTTAGCGCTATTCCACAACCGTCAATTCACGGGCGCAGCGCTTATCACCATCATTTCCGGCGTATTCATGGTGGCGCTGTTAGTCCTGTTGCCGAATTTTTTCACCAAAGTCCAAGGTAAAACGGAACTTATGGCGGCGCTGATGATTTCACCGGCGTCAATGATGATTTTCCTATTTTCACCCATCAGTGGATTTGTGCTGGCCAAAGTTGGTCCCCGGGCGGTGATTCTCAGTGGCATCCTCGCAATTATTGCGGGTTACGTCGGTCTCAGTCGACTGAATCCGGATCATTATTGGCAACTCCTGATTGTCTTGCTGTTAGTCGGTGCGGGATACGGGATGATCATTGGGCCGATTACGGTCTTAGCCGCTGGTGACTTCACGGGGAAACTGCTGACGGCCTCGCAGAGCGTGATTGGGGTTTTTCGGCAAATCGGGACGTCGCTAGCGGTCGCGATTTTTGTGTCAGCGTTATCGACTAACCTGGTTACCGCTAAGCACCAGGTTTGGCAAACGGCGCAGGGCGCAGTGGCGAATTTGACGGTCTCAGCTAAGGTCAAGCAGGATACGTTAGCGGCGGTACGGGCGCAGCTAGCCACGAAAAAAGTCGCGTCCGGCACATCAAAGCACTTCATTACCCCGGCAAAGACCCGGCATCTGATTCGGCAAAACTATGCGCAAGTGATTAAGCAACAACGGCTTGCATTAGCGCCCGTCCCGGTTCGTAGGGTGGTTTATCGACGGGTTCAGCGGACCGTCATTGCAACGGTTGTACATGACAATCAACAGATTGCGACCGTGGTGACTAAGGTTAAGGCTACGAGCAAGACGGCGTTGACCGGAGCATTTATGCGGCCTTACCAGGTTGCGATGCCGGTTACATTCAGCATGTTGCCGTTGCTGATCAGTTTTAAACGGCGACGGGACGCCCGTCGTATCCCCCACAGTTACTCTTAAAGCTTTTCTTATTTGGCTACTTGCGACGTACTTTTTCAGGCCGTAAGCTCGTCTAACTGGCCAATGAAAATCTTGTAATGCAGTGGTTTATTGGTAATCGTTATCCCATTCCGAGTTATCGGACGCTCAATCGTTTTCGGAGTAATTCTAAAACCAAGCCGCTAATTACCGGACTTTTCAAGGCCTTCCGTGATTACCTATACTATGCTTGGCCTTTTTGATGAATCCGCACTATTCATCGATGGAACCAAAATTTTAGCTGATGCCAATAAATATACTTTTGTTTGGCGTAGAGCTGTTGAAAAGGCCGAAACTGGACTCGATGGTAAAACCGCACGGCTTTACCATGAACTAATTGATTATCAAGTTGTTGTTCCACAGTT contains:
- a CDS encoding TetR/AcrR family transcriptional regulator C-terminal domain-containing protein gives rise to the protein MSPQERKRQNLVAIYQALLQLMTQKPLATISITELCQQAGVSRTYFYRNYANFDQIIGAFQEQYMLHYLRRLPNQTQIGLAELMTRYFQVVQQAADTNRLLIKNDKYDIFVQTFQTVFQLLIKQNRISSASGLAIFNEPYYVEFFSGAVVNVAINWMRRGMVEPPAYLGQQIERLATLHPHKPQQ
- a CDS encoding MFS transporter, whose product is MQKSTKIVTTMAMGTFLCMLDTTVMNIALPAIQTGLATNLAQLSWALNIYTILFASLTIPLGRLADIYGRARLYLIGLALFLGGSLFSGLAGHVSWLIVGRGVQSLGAAIVFPASMTIGIQSVPAAKRTGAIGILGTTQGLAAALGPTIGGAVTQFFGWRGIFLINVPLVLIMLGLCWWLLDRQTTETVTEKIDWVGSLCSMGTLFSLTLMLVKGSDWGWTSSVVIGLGVFSLVALVSFIVVEAHVEQPMMPLALFHNRQFTGAALITIISGVFMVALLVLLPNFFTKVQGKTELMAALMISPASMMIFLFSPISGFVLAKVGPRAVILSGILAIIAGYVGLSRLNPDHYWQLLIVLLLVGAGYGMIIGPITVLAAGDFTGKLLTASQSVIGVFRQIGTSLAVAIFVSALSTNLVTAKHQVWQTAQGAVANLTVSAKVKQDTLAAVRAQLATKKVASGTSKHFITPAKTRHLIRQNYAQVIKQQRLALAPVPVRRVVYRRVQRTVIATVVHDNQQIATVVTKVKATSKTALTGAFMRPYQVAMPVTFSMLPLLISFKRRRDARRIPHSYS
- a CDS encoding MFS transporter — translated: MTKKFSPTFTLLALAVSAFAIGSTEFISVGLIPLLIQSFHVSLAQAGLTVSVYALGITLGAPIMTLLTGQINRHTLMVIIMLLFITGNLVAAFAPTFTVLLAGRVVAALAHGVFMTVGSVIAADVVSPSKRASAIAVMFTGLTVATVTGVPLGTMIGQLGGWRWSFIFISLIGLIGLVADYILVPRHLPLPSKATARGILRVLGNPQLGLALLVTALGYGGTFVAYTYLSPLLEQQMGWSSSAVVVILVIYGLMVAIGNTLGGRWANAKPLAALLKMFTGLFVTLLVLTVTTNSQWLGLLTVLAMGFFAFMNVPGLQLYIVQLAETYTPADITMASALNISAFNVGIALGSGIGGQVTRQLGLAWTPLFGAIMVAISIGLTWGLIRLARPSKRLVNKFNHN